CGAATCAGGACAGGAACAACATTGAAAGGCTCGTGTTCGGAATACTCAATGAGTACGGACTAAAGCCCGACCCTGATTCAACGGATTCAGATCTTTCGGACATCAGGCGAGAATATTCTGACAGGGGGGCGCGTTCGATGTAATGACTGATGAAAACGGCAGGATAATCACTACCGTGGGTTTGTACAGGTTCGATTTGAACACGTGCGAGATACGCAAGATGTATCTTGAGGCGGTTCATCGAGGAAAGGGATTGGTACGCCGTCTCCTGAAGCACGCTCTTTCAAGGGCGAAGTCTCTGGGATATTCACGGGTCGAACTCGAAACGGCATCTGTCCTTAAGGAAGCTATCGCACTTTATGAAGGATACGGCTTTCGCAGGTTCGACAGAGGACATCTGGCCTTACGCTGCGACGCGGCATACTTTCTTGAGCTTAAGCCTTGAGAAAAGAAACTGTACGGGAGAAAGAATGAAATTTCTGCTGATCATAAGCCACGATGCTCATTTCAGGCCGACAAAAGATCTTGTCGAAGACATCTTCAAATGGATGGATGAGATGACCGGCCGTGGAATCCTGATACACGGGAACCCGTTGCGGCCTGCCGAAGAGGCAATAACCGTTCGTGTGCGAGGCGGTAAGATCAAGGCTGTAAAAGGACCTTCGACGCACGCAAAAGAAAAGATCTCGGCATACGTACTGATAGACTGTTTGGAGATGGATGATGCCGTTAAGATAGCATCAGCACACCCGATGGCAAGGGCCGCGACTATTGAAGTGCGTCCGGTATGGGAAGAGCTGGCAGTGATTCACGGTTGAATGTAGAGCGTACTGACAATGGAGAGATATTTTATAAAAATCGGGACATGATAATGTATTGTTTTAAATAAGCAGGACGGGGTGTTTGCTTGAGCCCCGGCTTCCGGATTAAGATTAGAATGGGGGACGGCAATGGATGTCATCATAATAAAGGCTGATAGCAGAGATGCGGTTGAAATACTCGCCCTGCAGAAGGAGGCTTATCTGAGAGAAGCCGAGTTGAACGGGGACTTTTCGATCCCGCCGATGACGCAGACTCTCTCAGACATCGAGTCGGAATTTCATAAAAAGATTTTTCTCAAAGCCGTGCATGATGATAAGATAATCGGATCGGTGAGGGGGCATCTCGATAAGGGCACATGTTATATCGGCAGGCTTATAGTCAATCCCGGATGGCAGGGGCGCGGTATTGGAAGCATGCTCATGGAAGGCATTGAAAAGGCATTTCCTGATGCTGAGAGATTCGAGCTGTTTACTGGCAAGAGGAGCATTGCAAATATCAGGCTTTATGAAAGGCTCGGCTATGAAAAGTTCCGCGAGGACGATCTGAATCAGAAGGTAAGGCTTGTCTTTTTGTGGAAAAACCAAATGCGAAAGAATATTGAGAAATCATGTTCGACTATTCATTGGCACACTGGATGACGTTTTTTTCAGCAGCCGTGCTGCTGAAC
The nucleotide sequence above comes from Desulfomonilia bacterium. Encoded proteins:
- a CDS encoding GNAT family N-acetyltransferase, which codes for MTDENGRIITTVGLYRFDLNTCEIRKMYLEAVHRGKGLVRRLLKHALSRAKSLGYSRVELETASVLKEAIALYEGYGFRRFDRGHLALRCDAAYFLELKP
- a CDS encoding YciI family protein, with amino-acid sequence MKFLLIISHDAHFRPTKDLVEDIFKWMDEMTGRGILIHGNPLRPAEEAITVRVRGGKIKAVKGPSTHAKEKISAYVLIDCLEMDDAVKIASAHPMARAATIEVRPVWEELAVIHG
- a CDS encoding GNAT family N-acetyltransferase, whose amino-acid sequence is MDVIIIKADSRDAVEILALQKEAYLREAELNGDFSIPPMTQTLSDIESEFHKKIFLKAVHDDKIIGSVRGHLDKGTCYIGRLIVNPGWQGRGIGSMLMEGIEKAFPDAERFELFTGKRSIANIRLYERLGYEKFREDDLNQKVRLVFLWKNQMRKNIEKSCSTIHWHTG